From a single Gadus morhua chromosome 3, gadMor3.0, whole genome shotgun sequence genomic region:
- the capn9 gene encoding calpain-9 isoform X2, protein MPIQSSLSSQRAKHSAAPVAMDTQNDGRSFKEIRQDCLQRQVLFEDPDFPADDSALFYSKSPPLAFEWKRPGELCDNPRFVVGDANRTDICQGQLGDCWLLAATASLTLQKKNLARVVPRDQEFDNSYAGVFHFQFWQHNKWLDVVVDDRLPTVRNKLVMLHSASNNEFWSALLEKAYAKLHGSYESLKGGSTMEAMEDFTGGVGEMYETKSAPKKLFTIMKKALDRSSMMGCSIDISSSAESEAQTSSGLVKGHAYSITGLEEVNCRGRKVQLIRIRNPWGTVEWNGPWSDSSKEWSQVDKADKDRILKHSDDGEFWMEFEDFKSNYDKVEICNLTPDSLVENTPHHWEVSWFEGNWIRGSTAGGCRNYIDTFWTNPQFKLTLEDTDDDDDVCSVVIALMQKNRRLLRKEGMDMETIGFAVYEAPDDVDQLGKDFFRYNGSKARSRTYVNVREVSERFTLPPGNYLVVPTTFQPHHEADFLIRVFSEKKATALEMGSEVDADLPDPPMPSSPDEETEEEKGLRRLFDQLSGSDQAISARELQQMLNGVLSRRKEVKFDGLTLNTCHSIINLMDVDNTGQLEFQEFKVFWEKMKKWIMLFLSFDTDRSGKMSSYELRIALKAAGMQLNSKLLQLLGLRFADENFDIDFDDYLTCIVRLENMFRVFQGLDTKKSGKVNMNIMQFLMMSMNV, encoded by the exons ATGCCCATCCAGTCTTCCCTCTCCAGCCAGCGGGCCAAGCACTCGGCAGCCCCCGTCGCCATGGACACGCAGAACGACGGACGCTCCTTCAAGGAGATCCGTCAGGACTGCCTGCAGAGGCAGGTCTTGTTCGAGGACCCGGACTTCCCCGCTGACGACTCTGCGCTCTTCTACAGCAAGAGCCCCCCCCTCGCGTTTGAATGGAAGCGCcctggg GAGCTGTGTGATAACCCCAGGTTCGTGGTGGGCGACGCAAACAGGACTGACATTTGTCAAGGGCAGCTTG GGGACTGCTGGCTTCTGGCAGCCACCGCCTCCCTGACCCTCCAAAAGAAAAACTTGGCCCGGGTGGTCCCCCGCGACCAGGAATTTGATAACAGCTACGCTGGTGTCTTCCACTTCCAG TTCTGGCAGCACAACAAGTGGCTGGACGTGGTGGTGGACGACCGGCTCCCCACCGTCCGCAACAAGCTGGTCATGCTGCACTCTGCCTCCAACAATGAGTTCTGGAGCGCTCTGCTGGAGAAGGCCTACGCCAA ACTTCATGGCAGCTACGAGTCTCTGAAGGGCGGCAGCACCATGGAGGCCATGGAGGACTTCACCGGCGGTGTGGGCGAAATGTACGAGACCAAGAGCGCTCCAAAAAAACTCTTCACCATCATGAAGAAAGCCCTGGACAGGAGCTCCATGATGGGCTGCTCCATCGAC ATCAGCAGCTCCGCCGAATCAGAGGCCCAGACGTCCAGCGGCCTGGTGAAAGGCCACGCCTACTCCATCACTggcctggaggag GTGAACTGCAGGGGACGGAAGGTTCAGCTCATCCGGATCAGAAACCCGTGGGGAACGGTTGAGTGGAACGGGCCCTGGAGCGACAG CTCCAAGGAGTGGAGTCAGGTGGACAAGGCAGATAAAGATCGCATCCTGAAACACTCAGATGACGGGGAATTCTG GATGGAGTTCGAGGACTTCAAGAGCAACTACGACAAGGTGGAGATCTGCAACCTCACCCCGGACTCCCTGGTGGAGAACACGCCGCACCACTGGGAGGTCAGCTGGTTCGAGGGGAACTGGATTCGCGGCTCCACCGCTGGAGGCTGCCGCAACTACATCG ACACCTTCTGGACCAACCCACAGTTCAAGCTGACGCTGGAGGACACggacgacgatgacgacgtctgCAGCGTGGTCATTGCCCTCATGCAGAAGAACCGGCGACTGCTCAGGAAGGAAGGGATGGACATGGAGACCATCGGGTTCGCCGTGTacgag gCCCCAGACGACGTGGACCAACTTGGGAAGGACTTCTTCCGCTACAACGGCTCCAAGGCCCGGAGCCGGACCTACGTCAACGTGCGCGAGGTGTCGGAGCGCTTCACGCTCCCGCCCGGGAACTACCTGGTGGTGCCCACTACCTTCCAGCCGCACCACGAAGCAGACTTCCTCATCCGCGTCTTCTCTGAGAAGAAGGCCACGGCGCT GGAAATGGGGAGCGAAGTAGACGCTGACCTGCCTgat CCCCCCATGCCCAGCTCCCCAgatgaggagacggaggaggagaagggattgagGAGACTGTTCGACCAGCTGTCCGGCTCG GACCAGGCCATCTCTGCCAGGGAGCTTCAGCAGATGCTGAACGGGGTCCTGAGCCGAA GGAAAGAGGTCAAGTTCGACGGTCTGACTCTCAACACCTGCCACAGCATCATCAACCTGATGGAC GTGGACAACACGGGCCAGCTGGAGTTCCAGGAGTTCAAAGTGTTCTGGGAGAAGATGAAGAAGTGGATT ATGCTGTTCTTGTCCTTCGACACTGACCGCTCGGGGAAGATGTCCTCCTATGAGCTCCGCATCGCCCTGAAGGCCGCAG GCATGCAGCTGAACAGCAAACTCCTGCAGCTTCTGGGGCTGAGGTTCGCAGACGAAAACTTCGACATCGACTTTGACGACTACCTGACGTGCATCGTACGCCTTGAGAACATGTTCA GAGTTTTCCAGGGTTTGGACACGAAGAAGAGTGGGAAGGTGAACATGAACATAATGCAG TTCTTGATGATGTCCATGAACGTCTGA
- the ltv1 gene encoding protein LTV1 homolog produces MPHKKKKSFIEKKAAVTFHLVHRSQRDPLAADEKAPQHVLLPVNKVEAEKKKEEQRDFGVFFDDDYDYLQHLKEAVPTLEWVANEPAKSGIQPVDLRGNDQQEGDDDKEGEKKQQKGISVSGINLPSSVFASEFEEEVGMLNKAAPISGPRLDLDPDIVAALDEDFDYEDPDNVLDDDFILKANDPSGVEGDGDDDEWEDTDSEDGDVNSEGGLSGEGRGPGEFLFMDEETKSRFTEYSLTSSVMRRNEQLSLLDDRFEKFYEQFDDDEIGALDNAELEGYIEPDSARLQDIVNEYFKHKATEYQKPDDLGPRGLPSLREEIEDDEEGQEMETLVIEAPAEKWDCETIISTYSNIYNRPKLIKEPPRTKPIRVSLKLGIPLDVLPTRGLTAKQTERMERINDSDLPRVSTQQRDKEESAEERKARKQAIKEERKERRTEKKANKVAFNREKVRQEKQILNVLTNIQGMKLS; encoded by the exons ATG CCTCACAAGAAGAAGAAATCGTTCATCGAGAAGAAGGCTGCTGTGACCTTTCACCTCGTCCACAGGAGTCAGAGGGATCCGTTGGCAGCAGACGAGAAGGCTCCGCAACATGTCCTCCTGCCCGTCAACAAG GTGgaggcagagaagaagaaggaggagcagagggactTTGGGGTGTTCTTCGACGACGACTACGACTATCTCCAGCACCTGAAGGAGGCGGTGCCGACCTTAGAGTGGGTGGCGAATGAACCCGCTAAGTCAGGAATACAACCTGTTGACCTCAGGGGAAACGACCAGCAGGAGGGAGATGATgataaggagggagagaagaaacaACAAAAAGGCATTTCT GTGTCGGGTATCAATCTGCCCTCCTCAGTGTTTGCCTCAGAGTTCGAGGAAGAGGTTGGTATGCTGAACAAAGCGGCCCCTATATCCG GGCCGCGGCTCGACCTGGACCCCGACATCGTGGCGGCTCTGGACGAGGACTTTGACTACGAAGACCCCGACAATGTTCTTGACGACGACTTCATCCTGAAGGCCAACGACCCCAGTGGAGTGGA AGGGGACGGAGACGACGACGAGTGGGAGGACACAGACTCTGAGGACGGAGACGTCAACTCGGAGGGGGGTCTGTCTGGGGAGGGCCGCGGGCCGGGCGAGTTCCTCTTCATGGACGAGGAGACGAAGAGCCGCTTCACCGAGTACTCCCTGACCTCCTCCGTCATGAGACGCAACGAGCAGCTCTCCCTGCTGGATGACCGCTTTGAGAAG tTTTACGAGCAGTTTGACGACGATGAGATCGGTGCCCTGGATAACGCAGAGTTGGAGGGCTACATCGAGCCGGACAGCGCCCGCCTGCAGGACATCGTCAACGAGTACTTCAAGCACAAAGCGACGGA GTACCAGAAACCAGACGACCTGGGTCCTAGGGGCCTCCCCTCcctgagagaggagatagaggacgATGAAGAGGGGCAGGAGATGGAGACCCTCGTCATCGAAGCCCCCGCCGAGAAGTGGGACTGTGAGACAATCATCA GTACGTATTCAAACATATACAACCGACCCAAACTCATCAAAGAGCCGCCCCGG accAAGCCCATCAGGGTGTCTTTGAAGCTGGGCATCCCCCTGGATGTGCTGCCCACCCGGGGCCTCACGGCCAAGCAGACTGAGCGCATGGAGCGCATCAACGACTCGGACCTGCCGCGGGTCTCCACCCAGCagcgcgacaaggaggagagcgCAGAGGAGCGCAAGGCGCGCAAGCAGGCCATCAAGGAGGAGCGCAAG GAAAGGAGAACGGAGAAGAAGGCCAACAAGGTGGCCTTCAACCGGGAGAAGGTCCGACAGGAGAAACAGATCTTGAACGTTCTAACAAACATCCAGGGCATGAAGCTGTCCTAG
- the capn9 gene encoding calpain-9 isoform X1: MPIQSSLSSQRAKHSAAPVAMDTQNDGRSFKEIRQDCLQRQVLFEDPDFPADDSALFYSKSPPLAFEWKRPGELCDNPRFVVGDANRTDICQGQLGDCWLLAATASLTLQKKNLARVVPRDQEFDNSYAGVFHFQFWQHNKWLDVVVDDRLPTVRNKLVMLHSASNNEFWSALLEKAYAKLHGSYESLKGGSTMEAMEDFTGGVGEMYETKSAPKKLFTIMKKALDRSSMMGCSIDISSSAESEAQTSSGLVKGHAYSITGLEEAPSIDLQVNCRGRKVQLIRIRNPWGTVEWNGPWSDSSKEWSQVDKADKDRILKHSDDGEFWMEFEDFKSNYDKVEICNLTPDSLVENTPHHWEVSWFEGNWIRGSTAGGCRNYIDTFWTNPQFKLTLEDTDDDDDVCSVVIALMQKNRRLLRKEGMDMETIGFAVYEAPDDVDQLGKDFFRYNGSKARSRTYVNVREVSERFTLPPGNYLVVPTTFQPHHEADFLIRVFSEKKATALEMGSEVDADLPDPPMPSSPDEETEEEKGLRRLFDQLSGSDQAISARELQQMLNGVLSRRKEVKFDGLTLNTCHSIINLMDVDNTGQLEFQEFKVFWEKMKKWIMLFLSFDTDRSGKMSSYELRIALKAAGMQLNSKLLQLLGLRFADENFDIDFDDYLTCIVRLENMFRVFQGLDTKKSGKVNMNIMQFLMMSMNV, encoded by the exons ATGCCCATCCAGTCTTCCCTCTCCAGCCAGCGGGCCAAGCACTCGGCAGCCCCCGTCGCCATGGACACGCAGAACGACGGACGCTCCTTCAAGGAGATCCGTCAGGACTGCCTGCAGAGGCAGGTCTTGTTCGAGGACCCGGACTTCCCCGCTGACGACTCTGCGCTCTTCTACAGCAAGAGCCCCCCCCTCGCGTTTGAATGGAAGCGCcctggg GAGCTGTGTGATAACCCCAGGTTCGTGGTGGGCGACGCAAACAGGACTGACATTTGTCAAGGGCAGCTTG GGGACTGCTGGCTTCTGGCAGCCACCGCCTCCCTGACCCTCCAAAAGAAAAACTTGGCCCGGGTGGTCCCCCGCGACCAGGAATTTGATAACAGCTACGCTGGTGTCTTCCACTTCCAG TTCTGGCAGCACAACAAGTGGCTGGACGTGGTGGTGGACGACCGGCTCCCCACCGTCCGCAACAAGCTGGTCATGCTGCACTCTGCCTCCAACAATGAGTTCTGGAGCGCTCTGCTGGAGAAGGCCTACGCCAA ACTTCATGGCAGCTACGAGTCTCTGAAGGGCGGCAGCACCATGGAGGCCATGGAGGACTTCACCGGCGGTGTGGGCGAAATGTACGAGACCAAGAGCGCTCCAAAAAAACTCTTCACCATCATGAAGAAAGCCCTGGACAGGAGCTCCATGATGGGCTGCTCCATCGAC ATCAGCAGCTCCGCCGAATCAGAGGCCCAGACGTCCAGCGGCCTGGTGAAAGGCCACGCCTACTCCATCACTggcctggaggag GCGCCCTCTATCGACCTGCAGGTGAACTGCAGGGGACGGAAGGTTCAGCTCATCCGGATCAGAAACCCGTGGGGAACGGTTGAGTGGAACGGGCCCTGGAGCGACAG CTCCAAGGAGTGGAGTCAGGTGGACAAGGCAGATAAAGATCGCATCCTGAAACACTCAGATGACGGGGAATTCTG GATGGAGTTCGAGGACTTCAAGAGCAACTACGACAAGGTGGAGATCTGCAACCTCACCCCGGACTCCCTGGTGGAGAACACGCCGCACCACTGGGAGGTCAGCTGGTTCGAGGGGAACTGGATTCGCGGCTCCACCGCTGGAGGCTGCCGCAACTACATCG ACACCTTCTGGACCAACCCACAGTTCAAGCTGACGCTGGAGGACACggacgacgatgacgacgtctgCAGCGTGGTCATTGCCCTCATGCAGAAGAACCGGCGACTGCTCAGGAAGGAAGGGATGGACATGGAGACCATCGGGTTCGCCGTGTacgag gCCCCAGACGACGTGGACCAACTTGGGAAGGACTTCTTCCGCTACAACGGCTCCAAGGCCCGGAGCCGGACCTACGTCAACGTGCGCGAGGTGTCGGAGCGCTTCACGCTCCCGCCCGGGAACTACCTGGTGGTGCCCACTACCTTCCAGCCGCACCACGAAGCAGACTTCCTCATCCGCGTCTTCTCTGAGAAGAAGGCCACGGCGCT GGAAATGGGGAGCGAAGTAGACGCTGACCTGCCTgat CCCCCCATGCCCAGCTCCCCAgatgaggagacggaggaggagaagggattgagGAGACTGTTCGACCAGCTGTCCGGCTCG GACCAGGCCATCTCTGCCAGGGAGCTTCAGCAGATGCTGAACGGGGTCCTGAGCCGAA GGAAAGAGGTCAAGTTCGACGGTCTGACTCTCAACACCTGCCACAGCATCATCAACCTGATGGAC GTGGACAACACGGGCCAGCTGGAGTTCCAGGAGTTCAAAGTGTTCTGGGAGAAGATGAAGAAGTGGATT ATGCTGTTCTTGTCCTTCGACACTGACCGCTCGGGGAAGATGTCCTCCTATGAGCTCCGCATCGCCCTGAAGGCCGCAG GCATGCAGCTGAACAGCAAACTCCTGCAGCTTCTGGGGCTGAGGTTCGCAGACGAAAACTTCGACATCGACTTTGACGACTACCTGACGTGCATCGTACGCCTTGAGAACATGTTCA GAGTTTTCCAGGGTTTGGACACGAAGAAGAGTGGGAAGGTGAACATGAACATAATGCAG TTCTTGATGATGTCCATGAACGTCTGA
- the LOC115540376 gene encoding uncharacterized protein LOC115540376, with protein MRIHPELKWAAGLETDPLCLTFDVTENNVTQRGKCLVQNEMCKLDFTLPSKKEKHCLSLNAWLKNDIHKMRFNHKDPTCGRQESVEEPYLLFLALLLALFILVVCSVGFMVWKSKAWFLKSQSLPPTLDPNSWSNLQQNIMDPESERAGFLRANGQSSPSVVITQRPLDPAHGLTEANDQETLSVDLSSESPGDSCPGALYSARFDGSEDDPEEEDPEQEEDEVEREPVLEYDRPHFPSLDMGDRDMVHTYGL; from the exons ATGAGGATCCACCCAGAGCTCAAATGGGCCGCAGGCCTCGAGACGGACCCTCTCTGCCTTACCTTTGATGTCACTGAAAACAAT GTTACACAACGGGGTAAGTGCCTTGTACAAAATGAAATGTGCAAGTTGGATTTCACGCTGCCTTCCAAAAAGGAAAAGCACTGCCTCTCATTAAACGCTTGGCTCAAGAACGATATTCACAAGATGAGGTTCAACCACAAAGACCCCACCTGTGGCCGGCAGGAATCTGTGGAAG AACCCTACTTGCTGTTCCTGGCACTGCTGCTGGCGTTGTTCATTTTAGTGGTCTGCAGCGTGGGCTTCATGGTCTGGAAAAGCAAGGCTTGGTTCCTTAAGTCACAATCTTTACCCCCAACCCTG GATCCAAATTCTTGGTCCAACCTGCAGCAGAACATCATGGACCCGGAGAGCGAAAGGGCGGGTTTCCTCAGGGCCAATGGGCAAAGCAGTCCATCAGTGGTCATTACCCAGAGACCATTGGACCCTGCACACGGGCTGACAGAGGCGAACGACCAGGAAACCCTGTCGGTTGACCTATCGTCAGAGAGTCCTGGGGACAGTTGTCCCGGTGCCCTGTACAGTGCTAGGTTCGACGGGTCAGAGGACGACCCAGAAGAGGAGGATcctgagcaggaggaggacgaggttgAACGCGAACCGGTGTTGGAGTACGACCGACCCCATTTCCCTTCCCTTGACATGGGAGACAGGGACATGGTTCATACCTATGGCCTGTAG